The following are from one region of the Papaver somniferum cultivar HN1 unplaced genomic scaffold, ASM357369v1 unplaced-scaffold_132, whole genome shotgun sequence genome:
- the LOC113332707 gene encoding chitinase 10-like, whose translation MAPSFRSRSHLTISISVSIVLSLFLISFIAGAEARKRYSCVSSIVTGSAFKSIFLHKDDAACPAKDFYTYQSFIQAASRFPKFGNSGSLTSRKREIAAFLAQISHETTGGWATAPDGPYAWGLCFKEEVSPGSDYCDSTNTQWPCVPGKSYKGRGPIQLSWNYNYGQAGRALGFDGLGNPDIVSNNSLLAFETGLWFWMTEQLPKPSCHDVMIGKYRLTKADREANRTVGYGMVTNIINGGLECGRGGDGRISDRVGYFQRYAKLFNVDTGPNLDCENQKSF comes from the exons ATGGCGCCTTCATTTCGTTCTCGTTCTCATCTTACTATCTCGATCTCCGTATCCATTGTTCTTTCTTTGTTTCTCATTAGTTTCATTGCAGGAGCTGAGGCTCGCAAGCGCTACTCTTGTGTATCTTCTATAGTTACCGGAAGTGCGTTTAAATCAATTTTTCTACACAAAGATGACGCTGCTTGTCCTGCTAAAGATTTCTATACATACCAGTCGTTCATTCAAGCGGCATCACGTTTCCCTAAATTTGGTAACTCTGGAAGTTTAACTTCACGTAAGCGTGAAATTGCAGCTTTTCTTGCTcaaatttctcatgaaaccacAG GAGGATGGGCAACAGCACCAGATGGACCATATGCATGGGGATTGTGTTTTAAAGAAGAAGTGAGCCCAGGAAGTGATTATTGTGATTCTACCAACACGCAATGGCCTTGCGTTCCTGGAAAATCTTACAAAGGCAGAGGTCCTATTCAGCTCTCATG GAATTATAACTACGGACAGGCGGGAAGAGCATTGGGATTCGATGGTCTAGGAAACCCAGATATCGTATCAAACAACTCATTACTTGCATTCGAAACTGGTTTGTGGTTTTGGATGACTGAACAGTTACCAAAGCCTTCATGCCATGATGTGATGATCGGCAAATATAGACTCACAAAAGCTGACCGTGAGGCGAATAGGACAGTTGGTTATGGAATGGTAACAAACATAATCAACGGTGGACTCGAGTGTGGTAGGGGGGGTGATGGTCGAATCAGTGACCGAGTTGGGTATTTTCAGAGATATGCGAAGCTGTTCAATGTCGATACCGGACCTAACTTAGATTGTGAGAATCAGAAATCATTTTAA